The Brachyspira aalborgi genome has a segment encoding these proteins:
- the flgG gene encoding flagellar basal-body rod protein FlgG, with protein sequence MIRSLWTAASGMNGMQFKTDTIANNLANVNTIGFKKVRADFEDLIYQNLKMEGTPATEDTVTPVGLQTGLGVKSAATQKMFDQGSLQATGNKLDVALEGEGFFQVLMPDGTVSYTRDGSFKVDSNGQLVTSNGYRLVPEIIFPQNFLLEKINISREGVVSVTIGDENDPVELGNITLHRFINQAGLLSIGDNLYKETIASGPAFEGEAGANGFPRIHQGFVEMSNVKVVDEMVDMIVAQRAYEMNSKAVQTSDNLLATVVNLKR encoded by the coding sequence ATGATTCGTTCTCTATGGACAGCGGCAAGCGGTATGAACGGCATGCAATTTAAAACCGACACAATCGCAAACAACCTTGCAAATGTCAATACTATAGGATTTAAAAAAGTCAGAGCGGACTTTGAAGATTTAATATATCAAAATTTAAAAATGGAAGGAACTCCCGCAACGGAAGATACGGTAACTCCCGTAGGACTTCAAACGGGACTCGGAGTAAAAAGCGCCGCCACTCAAAAAATGTTTGACCAAGGCTCTCTTCAAGCGACTGGAAATAAATTGGATGTGGCTTTGGAAGGCGAAGGTTTCTTTCAAGTATTGATGCCTGACGGAACGGTTTCATATACAAGAGACGGTTCTTTTAAAGTCGATTCTAATGGACAACTTGTAACTTCAAACGGTTATAGATTAGTCCCTGAAATAATTTTTCCTCAAAATTTCTTGCTTGAAAAAATTAATATATCTAGAGAAGGCGTAGTTTCGGTTACCATTGGAGATGAAAACGACCCTGTAGAATTGGGAAATATAACTTTGCATAGATTTATAAATCAGGCTGGACTTCTTTCAATAGGCGACAATTTATATAAAGAAACTATCGCAAGCGGTCCCGCATTTGAAGGCGAAGCTGGAGCTAACGGTTTTCCGAGAATACATCAAGGTTTTGTTGAAATGTCTAATGTTAAAGTCGTTGATGAAATGGTTGATATGATTGTGGCGCAAAGAGCCTATGAAATGAATTCAAAAGCCGTGCAAACAAGCGATAATTTACTTGCTACGGTGGTAAACTTAAAAAGATAA
- the guaA gene encoding glutamine-hydrolyzing GMP synthase: MENLKNIDKILILDFGSQFTQLIARRIRENKVYSEIHPFNVSMDFIKNFNAKGIILSGGPSSVYEKDAPKINKELFEIGIPILGICYGMQLIVHSLGGKVEKAKKREYGNAEIKIIKNDRIFKSFEKNSVVWMSHGDSIKSIPKGFNLTAKTSNTNYCAIENKEKNIYGIQFHPEVAHTKNGIKIIKNFIFDICKCKKNWNMNSFIEYEIKNIKEIVKDKNVILGLSGGVDSSVAAVLIEKAIGKQLKCIFVNTGLLRKNEEKKVIEVFRDNFKIDLIYKDGSKRFLNKLKGVKNPERKRKIIGKEFINIFEEEAKKIKNVGFLAQGTLYPDIIESVSLRGNSAIIKSHHNVGGLPKNMKLKLLEPFRELFKDEVREIGEELNLPEDIIYRQPFPGPGLSVRILGDITEERIKILQEADDIVVLEIKKAGLYKKLWQSFAVLLPIKSVGVMGDNRTYEQVCAIRAVESVDAMTADWAKIDYEVLRIISNRIINEVKGINRVVYDISSKPPSTIEWE; encoded by the coding sequence ATGGAAAATCTTAAAAATATAGACAAAATTTTAATACTCGACTTTGGCTCTCAATTCACGCAATTAATAGCGCGAAGAATAAGAGAGAATAAAGTATATTCTGAAATTCATCCTTTCAATGTTTCGATGGATTTTATAAAAAATTTTAACGCAAAAGGAATAATTCTTTCTGGCGGACCTTCAAGCGTTTACGAAAAAGACGCTCCTAAAATAAATAAAGAATTATTTGAAATCGGAATTCCAATTTTGGGAATATGCTACGGAATGCAATTAATAGTTCATTCTTTGGGCGGAAAAGTCGAAAAAGCAAAAAAAAGAGAATACGGAAACGCCGAAATAAAAATAATTAAAAACGATAGGATTTTTAAATCTTTTGAAAAAAATAGCGTAGTTTGGATGAGTCATGGAGATAGTATAAAATCTATTCCGAAAGGATTTAATTTAACGGCTAAAACTTCAAATACAAATTATTGCGCGATAGAAAATAAAGAAAAAAATATTTACGGCATTCAATTTCATCCCGAAGTCGCTCATACGAAAAACGGAATTAAAATAATAAAAAATTTCATATTCGATATTTGCAAATGCAAAAAAAATTGGAATATGAATTCTTTTATAGAATACGAAATAAAAAATATAAAAGAAATTGTTAAAGATAAAAATGTTATATTAGGACTTTCGGGCGGAGTCGATTCTTCGGTTGCTGCGGTTTTAATTGAAAAAGCGATTGGCAAACAATTAAAATGCATTTTCGTAAATACGGGACTTTTAAGAAAAAATGAAGAGAAAAAAGTAATCGAAGTTTTTAGAGATAATTTTAAAATAGATTTGATTTATAAAGACGGCTCTAAAAGATTTTTGAATAAACTTAAAGGAGTAAAAAATCCCGAAAGAAAAAGAAAAATAATCGGAAAAGAATTTATAAATATATTTGAAGAGGAAGCTAAAAAAATAAAGAATGTAGGATTTTTGGCGCAAGGAACTTTATATCCTGATATAATTGAAAGCGTTTCTTTAAGAGGAAACTCGGCGATTATAAAAAGTCATCATAATGTCGGCGGACTTCCAAAAAACATGAAATTAAAATTATTAGAACCTTTCAGAGAATTATTTAAAGACGAAGTTAGAGAAATTGGCGAAGAATTAAATTTGCCCGAAGATATAATTTATAGGCAACCATTTCCAGGTCCTGGACTTTCCGTTAGAATATTGGGAGATATTACCGAAGAGCGAATAAAAATTTTACAAGAAGCGGACGATATTGTAGTTTTGGAAATAAAGAAAGCGGGATTATATAAAAAATTATGGCAGTCGTTTGCTGTGCTTTTGCCGATTAAAAGCGTTGGAGTTATGGGAGACAATAGGACTTACGAGCAAGTTTGCGCTATAAGGGCTGTTGAAAGCGTTGACGCTATGACGGCGGATTGGGCTAAAATAGATTACGAAGTTTTAAGAATAATATCGAATAGAATAATAAACGAAGTTAAAGGAATAAATAGAGTAGTTTACGATATTTCTTCAAAGCCTCCTTCGACTATAGAATGGGAATAA
- a CDS encoding DNA-methyltransferase, translated as MKSKLNKTIDFDIESENGKLFFNKCIIDKENIKEYTKDEIKNKTINGDSFSVLKKIKDKFVDLMIVDPPYNLSKDYHGFKFGNKDNLSYEIYTKSWIESVLPILKENASIYVCCDWKSSLIIGNVLSQYLNIQNRITWQREKGRGAKSNWKNGMEDIWFATVSNKYTFNLDKVKVRRKVIAPYRKEGKPKDWIETEEGNFRDTCPSNFWDDISIPYWSMPENTAHPTQKPEKLIAKLILASSNENDFIFDPFLGSGTTSVVAKKLNRNYCGIEQNPTYCAWTESRLKKAKEDKTIQGFSNNIFWERNSLAIQNRFKK; from the coding sequence ATGAAATCTAAATTAAATAAAACAATAGACTTTGATATTGAAAGCGAAAACGGAAAATTATTCTTTAATAAATGCATAATCGATAAAGAGAATATAAAAGAATATACGAAAGACGAAATTAAAAATAAAACGATTAACGGAGATAGTTTTTCAGTTCTAAAAAAAATTAAAGATAAATTTGTCGATTTAATGATTGTCGACCCGCCTTATAATTTGTCAAAAGATTATCATGGTTTTAAATTTGGAAATAAAGATAATTTGAGTTACGAAATATATACTAAATCTTGGATTGAATCGGTTTTGCCAATATTAAAAGAAAACGCTTCAATATATGTTTGTTGCGATTGGAAATCAAGTTTAATAATCGGAAATGTTTTATCGCAATATTTGAATATTCAAAATAGAATTACTTGGCAGAGAGAGAAAGGGCGAGGCGCAAAATCGAATTGGAAAAACGGAATGGAAGATATTTGGTTTGCAACGGTTTCAAATAAATATACTTTCAATTTGGATAAAGTAAAGGTTAGAAGAAAAGTAATCGCTCCTTATAGAAAAGAAGGAAAACCTAAAGATTGGATAGAAACGGAAGAAGGAAATTTTAGAGATACTTGCCCTTCTAACTTTTGGGACGATATTTCTATTCCATATTGGTCTATGCCTGAAAATACGGCTCATCCTACTCAAAAGCCAGAAAAACTTATAGCGAAGTTGATTTTGGCAAGCTCAAACGAAAACGATTTTATTTTTGACCCGTTTTTGGGAAGCGGGACTACTTCGGTTGTAGCTAAAAAATTAAACAGAAATTATTGCGGAATAGAACAGAATCCGACTTATTGCGCTTGGACTGAAAGCCGACTTAAAAAAGCGAAAGAAGATAAAACTATTCAAGGTTTTTCCAACAATATATTTTGGGAAAGGAACAGTCTTGCAATTCAAAATAGATTTAAGAAATAA
- the rpoN gene encoding RNA polymerase factor sigma-54 encodes MRNSINTSINTSIRNELKLNSQTKLWLNIISIPAIELKEKIEKAIEENPFLEYDIKSNHNNLDINSIIENTASNSKESLFEHLKSQISIVFNNKKDIELAELISTFINENGYLTISPEEISDILNISVKKANEIIKILKTLEPIGIAAKNISECLSTQLKNKENIDKNIKNIAINIVENYLNELSKKDYKYISSKMNISEKNILEALKLIQTLEPYPAREFDTTTIKYIVPELFIFKENDKWQVKTNETFILPLKINKKYSKILKENNFNNDILKEKKLEAQNLISTVNERKKSLKRVGEGLLKLQIDFFENGKEFIKPLRLKDLALETNLSESTISRISNGKYLNTVWGTFSIKYFFSKNIKAINGELGSRAVKEIIKRIIENSDAKLSDEKIRLILKSEGIEIARRTVAKYRQSMNIIK; translated from the coding sequence ATGCGTAATTCTATAAATACCTCGATTAATACTTCTATAAGAAACGAATTAAAATTAAATAGCCAGACAAAATTATGGCTTAATATTATATCTATTCCCGCGATAGAATTAAAAGAAAAAATTGAAAAAGCAATTGAAGAAAATCCTTTTTTAGAATACGATATAAAATCAAATCATAATAATTTAGATATAAATTCAATAATTGAAAATACCGCTTCAAATAGTAAAGAAAGTTTATTTGAGCATCTTAAAAGTCAAATATCAATAGTTTTTAATAATAAAAAAGATATTGAATTGGCTGAATTAATATCGACTTTTATAAACGAAAACGGATATTTAACAATTTCGCCTGAAGAGATATCGGATATTTTAAATATAAGCGTTAAAAAAGCAAATGAAATAATAAAGATATTAAAAACTTTAGAGCCAATCGGAATTGCTGCAAAAAATATATCGGAATGTTTATCGACACAGTTAAAAAATAAAGAAAATATAGATAAAAATATAAAAAATATAGCGATAAATATAGTAGAAAATTATCTTAATGAATTATCTAAAAAAGATTATAAATATATATCTTCAAAAATGAATATATCTGAAAAAAATATTTTAGAAGCCTTAAAATTAATACAAACTTTAGAACCTTATCCAGCTAGAGAATTTGATACAACGACTATAAAATATATTGTCCCAGAATTATTTATATTCAAAGAAAATGATAAATGGCAAGTAAAAACTAACGAGACTTTTATATTACCCTTGAAAATTAATAAAAAATATAGTAAAATATTAAAAGAGAATAATTTTAATAATGATATTTTAAAAGAAAAGAAATTAGAGGCTCAAAATTTGATTAGCACGGTAAACGAAAGAAAAAAGAGTTTAAAAAGAGTAGGGGAAGGTTTATTAAAATTGCAAATTGATTTTTTTGAGAACGGAAAAGAATTTATAAAACCGTTAAGATTAAAAGATTTAGCTTTGGAAACTAATTTAAGCGAATCGACTATAAGCAGAATATCTAACGGAAAATATCTTAATACGGTTTGGGGAACTTTTTCTATAAAATATTTCTTTTCTAAAAATATAAAAGCTATAAACGGAGAGTTAGGCTCAAGAGCGGTTAAAGAAATTATAAAAAGAATAATTGAAAATTCGGATGCAAAATTAAGCGATGAAAAAATAAGATTAATTCTAAAAAGCGAAGGAATAGAAATAGCAAGAAGAACGGTTGCAAAATATAGACAAAGTATGAATATAATTAAATAA
- the hpf gene encoding ribosome hibernation-promoting factor, HPF/YfiA family — protein sequence MHQNIIGKNVRITKNVREHIANKMQGIKIQADRIIDANIICEHIHEKYIVHGTITFGKKVFHDEEKEKDLYVAIDMMFQKIERKIRKAKEKVIDKSQRAVVDKTIKVEEDEDAYSIKTVGIYEKPLEELDAILHFNSDKNPFMAYFPIRRDEDLYNIKIGKYPSFLFRDNKNIVYEIHNIENQETKHSHWNIEKVSVANDNNINYSEKSRYKIEEYNVSEAVNYLIENKDKKFVVYISGITEQIEGLYKETDNSFVLIRMFDI from the coding sequence ATGCATCAAAATATTATAGGTAAGAATGTTAGAATTACAAAAAATGTGAGAGAACATATAGCGAATAAAATGCAAGGCATAAAAATTCAAGCGGATAGAATAATCGATGCCAATATTATATGCGAACATATACATGAAAAATATATCGTTCATGGAACTATAACATTTGGCAAAAAAGTTTTTCATGACGAGGAAAAAGAAAAAGATTTATATGTCGCAATAGATATGATGTTTCAAAAAATAGAGAGAAAAATTAGAAAGGCTAAAGAAAAAGTTATTGATAAATCTCAAAGAGCCGTTGTCGATAAAACCATTAAAGTTGAAGAAGATGAAGACGCTTATTCTATTAAAACAGTCGGAATATACGAAAAACCCCTTGAAGAATTAGACGCAATTTTGCATTTCAATTCCGATAAAAATCCTTTTATGGCTTATTTTCCAATAAGAAGAGACGAAGATTTATATAATATAAAAATCGGAAAATATCCTTCATTTCTTTTTAGAGATAATAAAAATATAGTTTATGAAATTCATAATATTGAAAATCAAGAAACAAAGCATAGTCATTGGAATATAGAGAAAGTAAGCGTAGCGAACGACAATAATATAAACTATTCTGAAAAAAGCAGATATAAAATAGAAGAGTATAATGTAAGCGAAGCTGTGAATTATTTGATTGAAAATAAAGATAAAAAATTTGTGGTTTATATTAGCGGCATAACGGAGCAAATTGAAGGTTTATATAAAGAAACGGATAATTCTTTTGTTTTAATAAGAATGTTTGATATTTAA
- a CDS encoding PTS sugar transporter subunit IIA — protein sequence MSLIDYIDKNSIMIDVQETSKERLLSKMVERLDNCKLLLNKEEAEHSIMAREKLMSTGVGNGVAIPHSKTNSVKSITLTIATVKNGINYKSPDNKKVFVIFMLLSPKSSASDNLKVLTSIAAILRDNTHFIEKLINAEKSDDILELIAKEEMRVQCQK from the coding sequence ATGAGTTTAATAGATTATATAGATAAAAATTCTATAATGATAGATGTTCAAGAAACTAGTAAAGAGCGTCTGCTTTCAAAAATGGTAGAAAGATTAGATAATTGCAAATTGCTTTTAAATAAAGAAGAAGCGGAACATTCTATTATGGCGAGAGAAAAATTAATGAGCACGGGAGTCGGAAACGGAGTCGCAATTCCTCATTCAAAAACAAATTCGGTAAAATCGATAACTCTTACTATAGCTACTGTTAAAAATGGAATAAATTATAAATCTCCCGATAATAAAAAAGTTTTTGTTATATTTATGCTTTTATCTCCTAAAAGTTCGGCAAGCGATAATTTAAAAGTTTTAACAAGCATAGCGGCAATACTCAGAGATAATACTCATTTTATAGAAAAACTTATTAACGCTGAAAAATCGGACGATATATTGGAACTTATAGCTAAAGAGGAAATGAGAGTTCAATGCCAAAAATAA
- the hprK gene encoding HPr(Ser) kinase/phosphatase → MPKITVEKFLSLNEEKNNFLKVRLITDSIGMNNEIISYEVNRPGMALFGYFKDFAFERIQIFGKGEGNYVLTLAKENRLDIFEELFKYKMPLCIFTYNLNPPESFIKIAEKNNVCVIISELKTMDMIRNIENLIEEELIESHTVHGGLVEVFGVGVLILGKSGVGKSEATLELISKGHRLISDDTVEFKKLNDGRIIGRKNEFIKHNMEVRGIGVVDISRLSGMSAIRDKKRLDLVIELENWNDDEQYDRMGLEEKTYNILNTEIPYIKIPVRSGRNICILIETAAKNFRLKEMGYNSAKELNKNLIAQIEKKKANNSI, encoded by the coding sequence ATGCCAAAAATAACCGTTGAAAAATTTTTAAGTCTTAACGAAGAAAAGAATAATTTTCTAAAAGTAAGATTAATAACCGATTCAATAGGAATGAATAACGAAATAATAAGTTATGAAGTAAATAGACCAGGAATGGCATTATTTGGATATTTTAAAGATTTCGCTTTTGAAAGAATACAAATTTTTGGAAAAGGCGAAGGAAATTATGTTTTAACTCTTGCAAAAGAAAATAGACTCGATATATTTGAAGAATTATTTAAATATAAAATGCCATTATGCATTTTCACTTATAATTTAAATCCTCCCGAATCATTTATAAAAATAGCCGAAAAAAATAATGTTTGCGTGATTATAAGCGAACTTAAAACTATGGATATGATTAGAAATATAGAAAATTTAATTGAAGAAGAACTTATAGAATCGCATACAGTTCATGGAGGATTGGTTGAAGTTTTTGGAGTTGGCGTTTTAATTTTAGGAAAGAGCGGAGTAGGTAAGAGCGAAGCGACATTAGAATTAATTTCAAAAGGACATAGATTAATCTCTGACGATACGGTAGAGTTTAAAAAATTAAACGATGGAAGAATAATTGGCAGAAAAAACGAATTTATAAAACATAATATGGAAGTTAGAGGAATTGGAGTAGTCGATATAAGCAGGCTTTCGGGTATGAGCGCTATTAGAGATAAAAAAAGATTAGATTTGGTTATAGAGCTTGAAAATTGGAATGACGATGAACAATACGACAGAATGGGATTAGAAGAAAAAACTTATAATATATTAAATACAGAAATTCCTTATATAAAAATTCCCGTTAGGTCGGGAAGAAATATTTGCATTTTAATAGAAACAGCGGCTAAAAATTTTAGGTTAAAAGAAATGGGTTATAATAGCGCGAAAGAATTGAATAAAAATTTAATCGCTCAAATAGAAAAAAAGAAAGCTAACAATTCAATATAA
- the mnmA gene encoding tRNA 2-thiouridine(34) synthase MnmA, with the protein MSTIAVGMSAGVDSTTTAKLLKEQGNKVFGVTMLHWDGDKRAPLSNSCYGPYQKKIVEDCKKYAEQIGIEYFTFNLSDIYKQKVINYVIDSYKNGLTPNPCIMCNSLIKFSALFEAIENIGLKFDKFATGHYAGVRYDEKTKRYILLRGKNLIKDQSYFLYRLTQKQLSRIIFPMYENTKEDTREIARKFNLEVADKNESQDFFGGEYHRLFDEDLDGKIIHIETNQVLGHHKGIWHYTVGQRKGLGIAYKEPLFIISLESETNTVYVGGKDYTFIKEVNINNINWIAEPKDYEFEALVKTRSAHKGAMAIVKQVDENKINIKFLEPTGIVAKGQSCVCYDNDEVLCGGIVY; encoded by the coding sequence ATGTCTACAATAGCGGTAGGAATGAGCGCTGGAGTCGATTCTACAACTACGGCAAAACTTTTGAAAGAACAAGGAAATAAAGTATTCGGCGTTACTATGCTTCATTGGGATGGAGATAAGCGAGCGCCTTTAAGTAATTCTTGTTATGGACCTTATCAAAAAAAGATAGTTGAAGATTGTAAAAAATACGCTGAGCAAATAGGAATAGAATATTTTACATTTAACTTAAGCGATATATATAAACAAAAAGTTATAAATTATGTTATAGATTCTTATAAAAACGGACTTACTCCAAATCCTTGTATAATGTGCAATAGCCTTATAAAATTTTCTGCCTTATTTGAAGCTATAGAAAATATCGGTTTGAAATTCGATAAATTTGCAACGGGACATTATGCGGGCGTTAGATACGATGAAAAAACAAAAAGATATATTCTTTTGAGAGGAAAAAATTTGATAAAAGACCAATCTTATTTTTTATATAGATTAACTCAAAAACAATTAAGTAGAATAATATTTCCAATGTATGAAAACACAAAAGAAGACACGAGAGAAATTGCAAGAAAATTTAATCTTGAAGTCGCAGACAAAAACGAAAGTCAAGATTTTTTTGGCGGAGAATATCATAGATTATTTGACGAAGATTTGGACGGAAAAATTATTCATATAGAAACTAATCAAGTTTTGGGACATCATAAAGGAATTTGGCATTATACGGTTGGACAGAGAAAGGGACTCGGCATAGCTTATAAAGAACCGTTATTTATTATAAGTTTAGAGAGCGAAACTAATACGGTTTATGTTGGCGGAAAAGATTATACTTTTATAAAAGAAGTAAATATTAACAATATTAATTGGATAGCAGAACCTAAAGATTATGAATTTGAGGCTTTAGTAAAAACAAGAAGCGCGCATAAAGGCGCAATGGCTATAGTTAAACAAGTAGACGAAAATAAAATAAATATAAAATTTTTAGAGCCTACGGGAATAGTAGCCAAAGGACAGTCTTGCGTTTGTTATGATAACGATGAAGTTTTATGCGGCGGGATTGTTTATTAA
- a CDS encoding alpha-hydroxy-acid oxidizing protein, producing the protein MTYKEIIEVAKDCMGFCKACIICNGKVCKNSMPGPGAKGIGDVAIRNYDKWKEIRLNMDTIAENKDVNTSFELFGKKFKYPIFAGPVGAVQLHYGDKYTEEEYNNIMLKSCNDSGIAAFTGDGVNPNVMIAATNMIKEQNGMGIPTVKPWNIDIIKEKMKLVEDSNAFAVAMDIDGAGLPFLKNLTPKAGSKTIEELREIKKIANRPFIIKGIMTAKGAIKARESGADAIIVSNHGGRVLDQCASTAEVLPEIVDAVGGTIKILVDGGIRSGADILKALGIGADGVVIARTFVIALYGGGEEGVKSYINQLGAELEDAMTMCGVHSLKEINRDVVRF; encoded by the coding sequence ATGACTTATAAAGAAATTATAGAAGTTGCAAAAGATTGCATGGGTTTTTGTAAAGCCTGTATTATATGTAACGGTAAGGTATGTAAAAATTCTATGCCAGGACCTGGTGCTAAAGGAATAGGAGATGTCGCTATCAGAAATTACGATAAATGGAAAGAAATTCGTCTTAATATGGATACGATAGCGGAAAATAAAGATGTCAATACGAGTTTTGAATTATTCGGAAAAAAATTTAAATATCCAATATTTGCGGGACCTGTCGGAGCCGTTCAACTTCATTACGGCGATAAATATACCGAAGAAGAATATAATAATATAATGTTAAAATCTTGCAACGATTCTGGAATAGCCGCTTTTACGGGAGACGGAGTCAATCCAAATGTTATGATTGCAGCTACAAATATGATAAAAGAACAAAACGGAATGGGAATTCCTACCGTTAAACCTTGGAATATAGATATTATAAAAGAAAAAATGAAATTAGTGGAGGATTCAAACGCGTTCGCTGTCGCTATGGATATTGACGGAGCGGGACTTCCATTTTTGAAAAATCTCACGCCAAAAGCTGGAAGCAAAACTATTGAAGAATTAAGAGAGATAAAAAAAATTGCAAATCGTCCTTTTATAATAAAAGGAATAATGACGGCAAAAGGCGCAATTAAGGCTAGAGAATCTGGAGCTGACGCTATAATAGTTTCAAATCATGGCGGAAGAGTTTTAGACCAATGCGCTTCTACTGCGGAGGTTTTGCCCGAAATAGTAGACGCAGTTGGAGGAACTATAAAAATTTTAGTTGATGGCGGAATAAGAAGCGGAGCGGATATATTAAAGGCTTTAGGAATTGGAGCTGACGGAGTAGTTATAGCAAGAACTTTTGTTATAGCTTTATACGGAGGCGGAGAGGAGGGAGTAAAATCATATATTAATCAACTTGGAGCTGAATTAGAAGACGCTATGACAATGTGCGGAGTTCATAGTTTAAAAGAGATTAACAGAGATGTAGTGAGATTTTAA
- a CDS encoding DNA-3-methyladenine glycosylase I, with protein MKGICKWAKSEIEIKYHNEEWCRVCHDEKRLFEMLILEGMQAGLNWKCILDKRENMRKAFDNFNYKKISKYDSKKMEELLNNKEIIRNRRKLEALIINANKFIEVQKEFGSFDKYIWSFTKGKRINNKLKSTDNLPARNELSDLISKDLIKRGFKFTGSVIIYSYLQGIGIINDHTINCRFYNKK; from the coding sequence ATGAAAGGAATATGCAAATGGGCAAAAAGCGAAATTGAAATAAAATATCATAATGAAGAATGGTGCAGAGTTTGTCATGACGAAAAAAGATTATTTGAAATGCTTATACTCGAAGGAATGCAGGCTGGTTTAAATTGGAAATGTATTTTAGATAAAAGAGAAAATATGCGAAAAGCATTCGACAATTTTAATTATAAAAAAATATCTAAATACGATTCTAAAAAAATGGAAGAGCTTTTGAATAATAAAGAAATAATTAGAAATAGAAGAAAGTTGGAAGCTTTAATAATAAACGCTAATAAATTTATTGAAGTTCAAAAAGAATTTGGAAGTTTCGATAAATATATTTGGAGTTTTACGAAAGGCAAAAGAATAAATAATAAATTAAAATCGACTGACAATCTGCCCGCAAGAAACGAATTATCCGATTTAATAAGCAAAGATTTAATTAAAAGAGGATTTAAATTTACGGGAAGCGTTATAATTTATAGTTATTTGCAAGGAATAGGGATAATTAACGACCATACTATAAATTGTAGGTTTTATAATAAAAAATAG
- a CDS encoding RNA polymerase subunit sigma translates to MLIDDKIIKKLVSEYKTARSVITFKEIVNHLSKYIYNYARKVFGVNHEIAMDFYLYYIERIENILLKYNETETKFITWFTYTLRNGYLNYIDYKKRKEKYKKTEISIDAPLCDREALTLHDVLYDTKKYSVYSIDDIDNDNIEEISLKIFNCIENIFTERDSLIFFIHNLELFINLITKSLMKYFNINYEEAYSIIEKARATYIYKYNDIIKLQDSIAKINLKISEYKSKGLWTVHLASKKQNRIKKLQAIKLNVPHSFIAKLFNISVNAITKIINKIKKYLKENFKYNFNN, encoded by the coding sequence ATGCTAATTGACGATAAAATAATAAAAAAATTAGTATCCGAATATAAAACTGCAAGAAGCGTTATAACTTTTAAAGAAATTGTAAATCATTTGTCGAAATATATTTATAATTATGCAAGAAAAGTTTTCGGAGTAAATCATGAAATCGCAATGGATTTTTATTTATATTATATTGAAAGAATAGAAAATATTTTATTAAAGTATAATGAAACTGAAACAAAATTTATAACTTGGTTTACATATACTTTAAGAAACGGATATTTAAATTATATCGATTATAAAAAGAGAAAAGAAAAATATAAAAAAACTGAAATCTCTATAGACGCTCCTTTATGCGATAGAGAAGCATTAACATTGCATGATGTTTTATACGATACAAAAAAATATTCCGTTTATTCTATTGACGATATTGATAACGACAATATAGAAGAGATATCTTTGAAAATATTTAATTGTATAGAAAATATATTTACAGAAAGAGACTCTTTAATTTTTTTCATTCATAATTTGGAATTATTTATAAATCTTATAACAAAATCTTTAATGAAATATTTTAATATAAATTACGAAGAAGCTTATTCTATAATAGAAAAAGCGAGAGCGACTTATATTTATAAATATAACGATATAATTAAACTTCAAGATTCTATAGCGAAAATAAATTTGAAAATTTCGGAATATAAAAGCAAAGGGCTTTGGACGGTTCATTTGGCAAGCAAAAAGCAGAATAGAATAAAAAAACTTCAGGCAATAAAACTTAATGTTCCGCATTCTTTTATAGCGAAACTTTTTAATATAAGCGTTAATGCGATTACAAAAATTATAAATAAAATAAAAAAATATTTAAAAGAAAATTTTAAATACAATTTTAATAATTAA